The Aminiphilus circumscriptus DSM 16581 genome contains a region encoding:
- the rimM gene encoding ribosome maturation factor RimM (Essential for efficient processing of 16S rRNA), producing the protein MAASSMPKKNVLPEEKGGEAPSVTVGRLVGAHGIAGALKVFPLTDFPERFFSMKKMRLFRPSGAYLRTVTVTNVAVLEGKGQFIVSTEEIADRDEAENLRGALVKVRKEERMPLPDGAFWVEDLLGMEVRDADDGTMRGILKNVLQTGAHDIYVLEDPEGKERMFPAVREVVLRVDGERRIMEVRIPEGLWEE; encoded by the coding sequence GTGGCTGCTTCGAGCATGCCGAAGAAGAACGTTCTTCCCGAAGAAAAAGGAGGAGAAGCGCCTTCGGTGACGGTGGGGCGCCTGGTTGGTGCTCACGGTATCGCCGGAGCGTTGAAGGTGTTCCCGCTCACGGATTTTCCCGAGCGTTTTTTCTCCATGAAAAAGATGCGGCTCTTCCGTCCCTCCGGGGCCTATCTCCGCACGGTGACGGTGACGAATGTGGCAGTTCTTGAGGGAAAGGGACAATTCATCGTTTCCACCGAGGAAATTGCGGACCGCGATGAGGCGGAAAATCTTCGGGGTGCTCTCGTGAAGGTTCGCAAAGAAGAGCGCATGCCTCTTCCGGACGGAGCGTTCTGGGTGGAAGATCTGCTTGGAATGGAAGTCCGGGACGCGGACGACGGCACAATGCGCGGCATCTTGAAAAACGTGTTGCAGACGGGAGCTCATGACATCTATGTCCTGGAGGATCCCGAGGGAAAGGAACGTATGTTTCCCGCCGTTCGCGAGGTGGTGCTCCGTGTGGACGGTGAGAGGCGGATCATGGAGGTCCGCATTCCCGAGGGACTTTGGGAAGAATGA
- the rpsP gene encoding 30S ribosomal protein S16, which translates to MAVRIRLARHGRKKNPFYRLVVADSRSPRDGRFIEMLGTYDVMKDPAELLVNEERALHWLQQGAQPSETARSILKKAGVWDKFVENRKQ; encoded by the coding sequence ATGGCAGTACGCATTCGATTGGCTCGGCACGGGCGCAAGAAGAACCCCTTCTATCGTCTCGTGGTGGCGGATTCGCGGTCTCCCCGCGACGGACGTTTCATCGAGATGCTTGGTACCTACGATGTGATGAAGGATCCCGCGGAGCTTCTCGTGAACGAAGAGAGAGCGCTTCATTGGCTTCAGCAGGGGGCACAGCCCTCCGAGACGGCCCGCTCCATCCTCAAAAAGGCCGGAGTGTGGGACAAGTTCGTGGAGAACAGAAAGCAGTAG
- the ffh gene encoding signal recognition particle protein, which produces MFDSLKERLEGIFKGLRGKGKLTETDVADALREVRRALLEADVNYKVVKDFVARIQTRAVGQEVLASITPAQHVVSIVVDELVALMGGEPSPLVVSSKPPTRYLLVGLQGSGKTTTCVKLAKRISKGHKPLVVACDLQRPAAVEQLRVLAEQARVGFFGPPEGERNPLRVAEAALRFAEDHLFDTILFDTAGRLHVDESLMAELSAVKDLVAPHEILLVVDAMTGQEAVNVAEKFHGLLSLTGVILSKLDGDARGGAALAIRAAVGVPVKLAGVGERIEDLEIFDAKRMTSRILGMGDVMGLMERVQQVTTEADAERMADALKKNRLTMEDLLVQLDQIEKLGPLDKVLEMLPIPGGMKGFRDADLDPSRLRHTKAVIQSMTKKERQRPEIIKGSRRRRIAQGSGTSVQMVNQVLKQYEQMRDLWKKFGKGGGKGGLRSLRNLLPF; this is translated from the coding sequence ATGTTTGATTCCCTGAAAGAACGTCTCGAAGGAATCTTCAAGGGACTTCGCGGAAAGGGCAAGCTCACCGAGACGGACGTGGCCGATGCGCTTCGGGAGGTGCGAAGAGCGCTTCTCGAAGCGGACGTGAACTACAAGGTGGTCAAGGACTTTGTCGCCAGGATACAGACCCGGGCGGTAGGACAGGAAGTTCTGGCCTCCATCACACCGGCGCAGCACGTGGTCTCCATTGTTGTGGACGAACTCGTGGCTCTCATGGGTGGCGAGCCGTCGCCCCTCGTCGTCTCGTCCAAACCTCCGACGCGCTACTTGCTTGTGGGCTTGCAAGGCTCGGGAAAAACGACCACCTGTGTGAAGCTCGCCAAGCGCATTTCCAAGGGGCACAAGCCGCTGGTCGTCGCCTGCGATCTCCAGCGTCCCGCCGCGGTAGAACAGCTCCGTGTTCTTGCGGAGCAGGCCCGGGTGGGTTTTTTCGGCCCTCCCGAGGGAGAGCGCAATCCTCTTCGTGTCGCCGAGGCGGCGTTGCGTTTCGCCGAGGATCACCTGTTCGACACGATTCTCTTCGATACGGCGGGACGTCTCCACGTGGACGAGTCTCTCATGGCGGAACTCTCCGCCGTGAAGGATCTCGTGGCGCCCCATGAAATTCTTCTCGTGGTGGATGCCATGACGGGGCAGGAAGCGGTGAACGTGGCGGAGAAATTCCACGGTCTGCTTTCGCTGACGGGAGTCATCCTCTCCAAGCTCGACGGAGACGCCAGAGGCGGTGCGGCGCTTGCCATACGAGCCGCTGTGGGAGTGCCCGTGAAGCTCGCCGGGGTGGGGGAACGCATTGAGGATCTGGAGATTTTCGACGCCAAGCGGATGACGAGCCGCATTCTCGGTATGGGCGACGTTATGGGACTTATGGAACGGGTCCAGCAGGTCACCACCGAAGCGGATGCGGAGCGCATGGCGGATGCCCTGAAGAAGAACCGCCTCACCATGGAGGACCTCCTCGTGCAACTGGATCAGATAGAAAAGCTCGGTCCTCTCGACAAGGTTCTGGAAATGCTTCCCATTCCCGGAGGAATGAAGGGCTTTCGGGATGCCGACTTGGATCCGTCGCGTCTGCGGCACACGAAAGCGGTGATCCAGTCCATGACGAAGAAAGAGCGGCAACGTCCGGAGATCATCAAGGGAAGTCGGCGCAGGCGTATCGCCCAGGGCTCTGGAACGAGCGTGCAGATGGTGAATCAGGTGCTCAAGCAGTACGAGCAGATGCGTGATCTATGGAAGAAATTCGGCAAAGGTGGCGGCAAGGGAGGGCTCCGTTCCCTACGGAACCTTCTCCCTTTCTGA
- a CDS encoding KH domain-containing protein codes for MPDYRELVDHIVRQLVTDPETVRVASEEKDDGSFLVRISVAQEDVGRIIGKKGATINAVRQVVRAAASKAGERVDVDVEES; via the coding sequence ATGCCGGACTATCGCGAATTGGTGGATCATATCGTGCGGCAGCTTGTCACGGATCCCGAAACAGTGCGTGTGGCGAGCGAGGAGAAGGACGATGGGTCCTTTCTGGTGCGCATCTCCGTGGCTCAGGAGGATGTGGGCCGCATCATAGGCAAGAAAGGGGCGACCATCAACGCGGTTCGCCAGGTTGTGCGTGCCGCCGCCTCCAAAGCGGGAGAGCGCGTGGACGTTGATGTGGAGGAGTCCTAG